GAATGACCAGTTGCTATGGAGTCCTACGGCATATTCCAACCCATGTTCGTAGGTTTGTCCACTGCTAAATAATGAAAACCTGGGCAGACAGGGTAGACTTACTTAAAAGTGATGTTGTATTTTAGAGATAACCACAAAATAATTAACAGATTATAAAATATTGTAAATCATTTATATTAGTAATATACCTGAGATTCTTTTAGTAGACATATGTTAAGGTTTTACCTATCAATGACTATAAGTCGAAAGCGTTTGGTTGTTTGACCCgtggcaacgttgccgcaacgtcatgtgttacCTGTTTATGTTATACAACATGCCGTTTTACTTGTCAGCATTTTTTTTAGGAACGAATATTTGGAAAAACTGCGTTGAATAGCATACTTTATTACGCTATTATGTAGGCCTATCAGCCATGTTGTCAGCTTGGAACTATTCAAATGTTGTAAAATGTGTAGTTACTAAACAACATGTAGTATTTGCTCAAATTCAGTGCTCAAACGCACTGTTTGGAACCAGCCAAATGAAATTGTACGCGCAAACAGTCATactataggcctacataaaaACGTTATACGCTATTTGTATACGAATGCAAATAACAATAGTTTTTGTAGTTCACTAACTTGAGTTCATCTTAAATGATTTAAATAATAGTTTATTTCATCTTACATATTTGGAGAAGACGTAcactattattataataattgcAAGTCATTGGCAGTATTCCAGAGAATTACTGGATACAAATCACTTTCAAGAATCTTGCACAATTGGAATGATTTTAAGTCACGGGAACAATCCGCTTAATAATACTGGATTACATTATATAATTATAAATCCAGTTGATTATAATGAAAGCAGAATTTTCATCTCAGAATTATTCTTTATAAATACAGAGGATGTGTCAAGGTTGTATTAAAAAGTCTAATAATGGTATTCAGAACAGCCTTGTCGTGATATAAATCacatatttttgttgttgctttaaacTTGAAAATACCCTTTCATATGTGAACCTATAGAATACATTTGTTGCGATACCTCTCCAAAACAAATCTCATGTGAACAATGCTGGGTACTACCCCATCGACCTTGCGTTCCAAATCAATTTGGTCTCAATCACACCATAATGAAAACGTACTCCAGCCAAGTCTTTATAAAAATTAAATCGTCAGGAATAGCTCGCACTTCAAGTGATTTATTGTTAACGTTCAATTGGTTTGAAACATATACAGCAGCCATCACGCATTTGTTCGTTTTAACTTACAAAAGAATGAAAACAAAAAGTCGACGTAAAACAAGTATTATACAGGTAAACGCATTCTCGTGTGTTAGCCAAATATACAGTTCCTACTTTCTTTAagtctaaatgaatacattagttTACAATATTAATAGCATAAAATACCAGGTTTTCACCGCAAAGGAGGTGGTTAGTACCTTGAGAGAAGTCCATAGCATACCTGATCCCACCTAGCCTCCATTTCCCCCAGTTCCCTAAAGTGGAGCAGCATTCCTGTTCAACAACATTGACTACTTTAACATCATGAGGGAGTCCATAACATTGATTACAAAAGGTCCAGAATCGACATAATCGGTTTCAAGGGCAGCCATTTCGCATAATGTTCAAAAATAGTCTCCCTCTCAGAAATGTCAAAAAAACGTGCCCTGACCAGCTGATGCGCCTAAAGCGCGCTGTCCTCTTAGCCAATAAGGGCGCCATTTTCTCACAGTTGTTTGTATCAACATGATATATTTCTTGTTTCATTAGGGGCCCATCCATAGGTTAACATATAAAAATGGAAAAAAATGGCAGTAGGTCCTACCACGTTCTGCCGTAAAGGAGGTTTGAACTGACCATGTTATTGGTGTAGTCTACAGCAGACGTGTCAATCTGAGACATGTTTATCTGGCTGTGGAGTGAGGGGGGGCTAGGTGACATCTCCTCCAGGTCTTGGGCCTGAACCAAGGCGTTGACCTGCTGACTGTGATGTTGATTGATGGCATTACTGGAGGCAGGGAGCACGACCCCTGGTCCGTTCTGTTGCTGCTGTacctgttgttgctgctgttgttgcacCTGCTGCTGGTTCGGTGTTGGCGTGTTTGAGCCGTTCTGACACGGTTTACCGTCCTTAACTAGAACAGGCACCGCCACGCGCCTCGGGGACTGCTGTTGCTGACAAAGGTTGCtgtcctgctgcagctgctgggcCGCTTTGTCCTTGGCCTGTCGTTTCATCTTGTACCTGTGGTTCTGAAACCAAATCTTAACTTGAGTCGGCGTCAGGTGAATCATACTCGCCAGGTGTTCCCGCTCAGGCGCCGAGAGGTATTTCTGTTGCTTAAATCTCCTTTCCAGCTCGTACACCTGAGCCTGGGAGAAGAGTACCCGACGTTTTCGTCTGGGCGCTGCATGCAGAGGTGGCATAGATTTGGAAGCGTCCGCCATGCCCGTCAGGGTCCCCATTCCAGTCATGTTCATACCTGTGGAAGGTCCCATGAATCTAGAAACTTaaaaatatacatacatatacgcACATTCAATAAGCAGGAAATCAAATATACCAACATGTCTTCTTAAAATGGCGTGACCATATAATATGTGCCATGCgtaattgtaaaaaaataaataaaaaaacatcataATTTCAGAGAGGAAATATTGGTACGGTCTACAATGTGACTATTGCAAAAAAAATTATTGGGCTAAAGTTAGAAATATAacgaataaaaataattataatagaCATATAATAATCAATCAAGTAAATACAGTAATACATTGTTATACATTACAATACGATAATAAACGAATCCAATACAATAGTAATATTTAGATTACAAAAATAAGAAAAAGTGTTTTAACACAAACAGAACAATGTGTAAAGGATTAAGTAAGGCTTAAATGGTATTTGGAGATGGTGAATAGTGTAGTACATATtaaagtgtttgtgtatgccaTAAAAAGCTTTTTTATATCAATTGTGTTGAGACGAGTCACAAAACATcccaaaactaaataaaatacaaaaggcAACTTACTTGTTGAATATCTTGGATCAGTATTGGCGCCATACCACCCTGTTGCTGCTGCGCTATTTCTCATGGTTTCCTGGTACGACGGGAGGTCTCCCATATTGCCAATGCTTCCATTGCAGTATCCCCCCATAGCGCTGTGCGAAAACTGGGAGACAGTGTGTGGCATGTGGTAGGTGGTCGACACGGTAGCATTGTGGCCCATGGAGTGCTGCTGCATGCCAGTCTGAGACACCTGGGGCTGTCGGTAAGCTCCCAATGGAGAGGTTAGGTTCCCTGTTCCGTCCATGCCACCAAACTTCTTGTATGTTTCCTCGATAGGACTCAAAATATCTGTCACTGAGAAAGGCGTTGTATGCTTTGGGCTCAACGACATGGTTCAGAAAGCAGGTAGATTTTGTTGAGCAGATCAACCGTGTTGTTGTATCAGCTCTCTTCTTCTGGATCGTCTACGTAAGAGAGTGCTTGTACTACGCCTGAGATCCGATTGATCGCCTTGGAGAAGGAGGCGAGCCCAGGGCGCTCTTAGCTCGGTTTATTGTAGCCATGAGCCAGGTTTACGACAAACATGGGGGGCGGAGCAACGTCCTAAACGAGCAAACAATagtcattgacattttagaaTGATAATTGAGGAAAATGCTGTTAGTTCCACATTGAGGTGATAACTCTGTTCCAAATGAGATATAGGCTATGTAATTATTTTAGCCTATGTTTTGTTTGACATGTAAGCAGCAAGCAACCATCCTCTTACACTTTACAAATGGGTTTAGAGCACAAATGTTCTGCGTCAGTAGGGAATTCCACACTTTCCAGAAACTTTGAGGGCACTTTGACCAGACATAAGCGGCACAGAGCACCATCAACGAGGAACAATGAAGTTTCCCCTCAATTGTATGAACACCTAATTTATTCGTCTTGAGCATCATTCTGTTGCAACATAGTGGACCACTTTCAAATTAACTCGAAGTAACAAAATACTGACAGTAAAAATCATGACAGGACATCACATTCAGCGTGCCTAGACTCATTGATCTATTGATTGGATGGTTAACAGATAAAGCCACAGTCATATAATACTCTATTACATGTGCTCTTCCATGGATATATGTATACAGTGGGAGTGGGCTTTTCTACATTATGTTTACTGGACGAAATGAGTAGGCTCATATCTGGTTTTGGAAAAACGGTATATTTCTTGCTACAAAAAGTTCGTTTACTTTGAATAAAGTCAGCGTTTTAATAATGGGACTGAGGAAAGAAATCTGATTAGAATACTGACACTCAACTTTAAGCACTCAAGTTGAATCACCATACACAGATGACACTTTGATATGTTTGCAGTTGTGTTCCTCTGTTGATGTAGGCATACACTCCGATGCTTGACCTACCATCTTAATCTTTATGTAAACTCTTTGGCGCCAATGGCATAACCACTGAATTCAACAAGACAAATCACAAGGCCACCTTTAATTGCTTGGCATAGTAATACGaataaaaacaagaaaaaagctATAGGAAAAATTTATAGATTTAACAACAGCAAGAATAGACTAACAGACTAATTAATTTCACTATACATTCAATAACTATACTGACCTGTATGTTATATGAGTCATATAATCTGTGATTACACTCGTTAGTTTAACAAGATTAAACAAGGTTTAAAATATGATTGAAATGTTGAATTACTCTCATACTGGTGTAAAAGTAATGTATTTTACATCAATAATATGACAAATGGATATGACTGATGGTTCTAATACATAGAGTTGGAAAACTGTATCCTATTATTGAGCTGATGAGGATTATTGTTAAATAGTCGTGGTGAGAAAAACATTGCTGTGATTTGTGTTTTGTAACGTTATCTACATCATTAAACACAGATACGGGAAATAATTACGTGGGATGTGTTGTAGGTCTATAGGTCTAAAGCCAAAGAGAGAAGTGTAATATTTTGTTGGGGATTTTAAATTGCAAATAAATTGTTCAAGTTGACTGCTCTTATTTTCTCACCCTCTGAACCGAAACAGTGGCAGCAAAATTGTATATAGCCTAACCAACATGAGACCTAAAAGTTATCATGTTGAAGTTAAATATTCATTTTTTGAAGAGGCAAAAACAAAAGCAGAAACAGGCTACTGTAATGTAGCTTGACATGACAAGTAGGTAGCATGCTATCCTACCCTAATTGCACAAATGAAGATGTGACATGGTCATCCATCAATTACAACCAACAGCTTTAAGAAGCATCAATCTCCCTTTAAGCTGTTAGTCTAATTATGAGAAATAAATCATTGTCCTTATGCATTTTGATTCAGTAAATATTTGCGAGCCCTTACATCCTTCAATTACAGAGAAACACTTCTCAATCTCTTTCATCAATGCCGAAGTGGGTGGATTTTGTGTTGACTACATCCCAAACACAGAGAAGCACTAAAAAGTCACTCGAATTTTGTGAAACTTGAACCAAAGTTAGAGTTAGCCTATATTCTCAAGACAAAATACATGCATGTAATGAGAGGATTACAAGGTAACACCAGCATGCGGCAAGATTTGCCGTTGTCGGAAAAGAAAATAATGGCAGAAAAGAAAGCCATTTGTCATTTACAAACAGCCTATTATGAAAATATGAATTTAAAGCTACACATAATCTTACCTATAAATGCAATTCTGTATATCTTTGAAGCATATCGACGCTTTTGGAAACGCTTGTGCCTATGGTGGGTTTAGGGACGTAAGAAAGGTATAGGCCTAATCGTGGTACCGCTAGCATTATGTAAATGAGCAAACCTCTCAACCTCGAGCACGACCAGCGTCCAGAGACCCTCCACACTGGAAATCCACGACCCTTTTGGAGCCGGTTGGCTGCACATTGTAGAGTATTTTTTGTATGTATAGATCTATTCTTTTAACTTTTATGGACAACCGAGTGGAAGGTGGCCTTTCGTCGACAGCCAGATTTGGACGCTCCAGTTCCACGAGGTTTGTCAAACTTTGAATGATAATGAAATTGTATGTCTTTGTAAAATCGATGTGATGTCTTAACATTTTTAGTTTATGTAGGGTAATCTTAAAAAGCTACAATATTGCATAATTTAGTCATCTTTATGGGAAAGTCCATGGAAGCCGAGCActatagcctatagcctataaTGTAACATACAAAAAGAGAGTTTGTACCACGAAGCAAATCAAAACAATTGAAAAACAATACACAACACTTCAGAATAATATAACTGTAGACTACATTCATTTGAACTTCTAGTGTTAGTGAGGAAAACCCTAAAGTCTTAATAAATGCATTAGGTGATTGCCCTTTTGTCGAGTTAGGGTTAGCCTGAATATAAATAAGGTAAGTTGACCATTGTAATCACACATTTGCACTTTCATATAATTTTAATCATACActtatataggcctacatttgtTTCATTCATAGCAAGCAAACATGAAAAGGCTCCATTTGCTAATTCAATGCGACATTATATCAAGCTCATTCAGTAACCTATTTaattgttattgttgtaatAAAAATACATTGTTGATAGGTGAATTATGTCTTTATTACATATATAATGTTATTTGTTCCATTAACCACTTGTGTTTGTTTTAGATGTAGGCCTACCTTAGATAAGGACGCTTTACTTGCGATCCTCGTTAAATAAATTGCTGTAATTTTATATAGGATAGCCTATACATTTTGGCTACAGGCAGGTCTGATTATGTTGATCAAATTGGCCAATGTAACTTGCAGATTAGTGGAATTCTTCAGTTGCTTGATTTCTACTTTAATGTAGTTGCTGATTATTTAGGTCAAAGCAATGTAATCACGTAGCCTATCTGGAGGCCTGAATAACACGATGCTGACAAAATGGATGGAGGTTCCCTCTTGTTGGCCACTGTTGGTAGTCTACAGATTACTAGAACCACCGGCCGGATCACATGAGTGATGTATAGCAATTACGAAAATATAATATGTCAATGGTAAATAGTCCCTTCCACGTTATTTTTATTCAGCGTCACAGCCATAGGATTTCACCACTGAGGCTAATATGAATTTATGGGCGAGTACGCAACAAATGAACTCTCTGAAATGTTTTCATATTTGTTTTCATTATTGAAACTATATGCAGTTTGATTATAAACTATATTAAAACAAAAACCAGCCTATCACTGCTTTCGTATTTCGCAACAACAACATCCCCCATGCGCACTGGTACAGCTCCGGGTAGCAGATGGACCGAAGCGCATGGTCACTGAAGTGCTTTCTCCATCACAGCGTGCTGGTTCAATAACCTGAGAGAGATTTGGAGAGATCAGTGAAGGACTGGAGCGCTCGGCCTAAGAGCTGGGGTCCTGACCTGGTACCTCAAAGATACACCGCGGCGGAACAAAGTGACCGCTGGGAATCAATAGACTCAACATGGCACTAATGGTCACTGTGCTCAATTGGTCAAGAGATCCCAAATATGGCACATTTGCATGATGCATAAATTCTTAGGAGTTTAGTTTAGTAGAATCCAAATTCGTAAGCGCATCAATGTTTTTGCCGCTTTTGGTCTTTCGACCAAAGACAGAATGTTATATCTTCCCACCAGCCCTTTGAGACTGACTCGATGTATTTTCATTATATTTCTAAGGAATTTTCAACAATCTCAGTCGTGACTGCAGACTTACTTTTTACTtggggatgttttttttttaaagtagacGAATAGGCTACCACTATGTAGCCTTAATTTTTCAGTCAATGACGTTTTTACGCACGAGAATTTAGACTCCAGAGGTTTTTCCCCTTCTTTGAACTATAGGTACATGTCTAAGACGTCAGGTAGGCTTAATAGACTGCTGTATAACCGCACTCTCAAAGCGGTAGATGTTCGTCGTGTCTTTGAAGATAATGTACTAGACAAAAAGAGATCCGAGATCATCCTTGTGTTTCCAGTGCTATTCAGCTAGACATGCGTAAACACTTACCTTACAATCTTGCATTAAATAAATCCTTAAAAGCCTACAATATCATGACCAAAAAGACGGGCTATGGTCTCAAAATAGGAAAATTATTTTCGGTACATGCCAACAAAATAAAGAAAGGGATCCCTTTAGCTGCTAGGCCTAACTAATACAATCCTAAACTAAGCTCATGTTGTTTACGTTTTACGATTACTAGAAAGCGAAAGAGGACAAATACATGTAACTAAAGTGACATGAGCTTTAGTCAGTGATTTCTTTTTCAAGTATCTGGAGTAGACCATTCCCccaaaaactggaaatatagCCTAATTATTATTTTCTAACtttattctttctttttaaacagTAGCATAGAGGTGTTTTTCAACCACTATTCCAAAGGTTATATCCTCTTACTTAGATTTTCTAACAGACAAATTGGATTAACATTCAGTTTCAGGAAAATGTGACCTGTTAACAAGTTAGCCTAACATTCTAAAACTATTCTAAAGCATTTAAGTGGGTAGTCAACCCTATgttgaaaataaaaaatgttgatACTTAAATAGCCAAGATTtactttattattttgttaaagttttttttttcgcaATGCAATGTGGTGCAACAATTCTACACCTGTGGTTTAGAGTTCGGTTCAAATCCTTTCTTTAAGACGCCGACCATTTGGAGCAAAAAGAGCGGGCAGGTGCATATCTTTCAGTTGcactagcctacttgaaacagtGCAGGCCCGCTGCTAAGTAGGGTAAAGGTCACCACAAGTGGAGAAAGTATCTGACAGGCCTCTTGAAGACTATTTTCTTCTCCACGAGGTTTCATTCAATCACAATTAATGTCGCTTGTTGGAAGAAATGATGCTAATAGTTGCCAAAAAACAGGAGGTAGGCTACTAAATTAGACGCTAAAATGAAAAAAGCACGAGTATTAACTGGTCCTACACAACTCAATTGTtgaaaaatatagttgaatTCCTCGTACATAAACTGTGATTATATATGGCATGGGAGTGAAACGACAATCTCTGGATTCTTGTCTGGTGCATGGATTATGTGAGTACCCAGATTACATATCAAACTGGCATGATCAAAGTTGCCTGTTTTATTGTCTTTCTTTGTCTGCACTCTTGACTAACATTTTCATTATTCAGTATGAATTGCGAACATATTTTGACTGTCTGATTCGTTTATTATATATGAACCACCATTTCATATTACCAGTGGGATAGTTTGGACAATAATAATTTAATGTTGTAAACCTATTAAATTATCTTACTTCTATCCACTATCCACACCTTTTGACTATTTTCTTGTGTTCTCTAAAATCATAAGCTCCTACTATGATGTGACATTTAAGAAACAATTGTATGACTATACTGCAGTCTGTCTATTTAAAACTAATATTTTCAGTGTATAATTGTATAATTgtattatgtatttttttgtttcttcAGTATGGTTTCTTAGAAATATCTAACCAgttcttggaatctaatggtttaCTTCCTTTCAGAATGTGTATTCTAAATCCCCACACTGATACTGCATgaacccctgtcctctcctggaaATTAagtgctg
The Osmerus mordax isolate fOsmMor3 chromosome 9, fOsmMor3.pri, whole genome shotgun sequence genome window above contains:
- the nkx2.4a gene encoding NK2 homeobox 4a isoform X1 is translated as MSLSPKHTTPFSVTDILSPIEETYKKFGGMDGTGNLTSPLGAYRQPQVSQTGMQQHSMGHNATVSTTYHMPHTVSQFSHSAMGGYCNGSIGNMGDLPSYQETMRNSAAATGWYGANTDPRYSTISRFMGPSTGMNMTGMGTLTGMADASKSMPPLHAAPRRKRRVLFSQAQVYELERRFKQQKYLSAPEREHLASMIHLTPTQVKIWFQNHRYKMKRQAKDKAAQQLQQDSNLCQQQQSPRRVAVPVLVKDGKPCQNGSNTPTPNQQQVQQQQQQQVQQQQNGPGVVLPASSNAINQHHSQQVNALVQAQDLEEMSPSPPSLHSQINMSQIDTSAVDYTNNMVSSNLLYGRTW
- the nkx2.4a gene encoding NK2 homeobox 4a isoform X2, with the protein product MSLSPKHTTPFSVTDILSPIEETYKKFGGMDGTGNLTSPLGAYRQPQVSQTGMQQHSMGHNATVSTTYHMPHTVSQFSHSAMGGYCNGSIGNMGDLPSYQETMRNSAAATGWYGANTDPRYSTISRFMGPSTGMNMTGMGTLTGMADASKSMPPLHAAPRRKRRVLFSQAQVYELERRFKQQKYLSAPEREHLASMIHLTPTQVKIWFQNHRYKMKRQAKDKAAQQLQQDSNLCQQQQSPRRVAVPVLVKDGKPCQNGSNTPTPNQQQVQQQQQQQAQDLEEMSPSPPSLHSQINMSQIDTSAVDYTNNMVSSNLLYGRTW